A DNA window from Lachancea thermotolerans CBS 6340 chromosome G complete sequence contains the following coding sequences:
- a CDS encoding uncharacterized protein (similar to uniprot|Q03899 Saccharomyces cerevisiae YDR131C Hypothetical ORF): MLDDLPLEIIECVARYLPQGDRIRLTYVSSRLRSKVLPIIYRNIYLNETPCAPSDADPLLGNNWSCLSIPRPHFQYADSKLKALTRSLERSSLLSSYVEVVYCTWHLDLGILRGFLAVLVRKAHNLREFRNFLHLELATDLKAVGSRLRSLDLPPPGILPQKLVSKSYLSLLGDLVRHSQLDSLTSLNIYLDPGIFCSNYAPGMRKLRLRKLGLSLRGDKYNCSCFKAPRLAYSNIFDPNYLEKLTILSWHEKQDIDIYEQYHLFELLDFKNLKELTLMSFFANDSFLQECIRSFGQLRRLKLDYMFGHSLGSNIIELLAQSPSQKTLHYLDLKFWELDPYLVTIEQGRRSRFEINEICKCESCKDVFRNIIRKKLFPSQSALNIQSIEDVTKRDIITKIISVDPIVPYARFVDTRPGMLFVEDPVLGNARTINKALGVAESSESAFTRSDIVRVYHAHVHSMKRTFDYFLQKFPSLKFLSVNDVPTMVCEGPGGQHYNMPVFNSAGYLSNQIYEVVDEESLFA; the protein is encoded by the coding sequence ATGCTAGATGATCTGCCACTTGAGATTATAGAATGTGTTGCTCGATACCTTCCGCAAGGCGACCGGATTCGTCTCACATACGTCAGTTCGAGACTCCGCTCAAAGGTGCTGCCGATAATTTATCGCAACATCTATCTCAATGAAACGCCTTGCGCCCCCAGCGACGCCGATCCACTTCTCGGTAACAATTGGTCGTGCCTTAGCATTCCGCGGCCGCATTTCCAGTATGCAGACAGCAAGCTGAAAGCTCTTACGCGTTCCCTCGAACGATCGTCCCTCCTGTCATCGTACGTAGAAGTGGTATACTGCACCTGGCATTTGGACCTGGGCATCTTAAGAGGGTTTCTTGCGGTGCTTGTGCGCAAGGCCCACAACTTGAGGGAGTTCCGCAACTTTCTCCACCTGGAGCTAGCAACAGACCTCAAGGCCGTTGGATCGAGACTCCGGTCACTTGATTTGCCGCCGCCAGGTATTCTTCCGCAAAAACTAGTCAGCAAATCATACCTTTCGCTTCTCGGTGACCTGGTACGCCACTCACAGTTGGACAGCCTAACTTCTCTTAATATCTACCTGGACCCTGGCATCTTTTGCTCCAACTATGCCCCCGGGATGCGAAAACTACGCCTCCGTAAATTAGGTCTCAGCCTGAGGGGCGACAAATACAATTGCTCTTGTTTCAAGGCCCCGAGGTTGGCCTACTCAAATATATTCGATCCCAACtatcttgaaaagctaaCTATTCTGTCATGGCACGAAAAACAGGATATTGACATTTACGAACAATACCAtctcttcgagcttttggacTTCAAGAATCTGAAAGAACTAACCttgatgtctttttttGCGAACGACAGCTTCCTCCAGGAATGCATACGAAGCTTTGGTCAGCTGCGCAGGCTCAAGCTTGATTACATGTTTGGACATTCCTTGGGCTCTAACATAATAGAGCTACTGGCGCAGAGCCCCTCTCAAAAGACGTTACATTACCTAGACCTCAAGTTTTGGGAGCTTGACCCTTATTTGGTCACCATCGAACAAGGGCGAAGATCTCGTTTTGAGATTAATGAAATCTGCAAATGCGAATCCTGCAAGGACGTCTTCAGAAACATCATTCgcaaaaagctgtttcCTTCACAGTCAGCTCTGAATATTCAAAGTATAGAGGATGTTACCAAACGAGACATTATAACAAAAATTATCAGTGTCGATCCAATAGTCCCTTACGCTCGGTTTGTTGATACTAGACCTGGCATGTTGTTCGTTGAGGACCCGGTCCTTGGCAACGCCCGTACAATTAACAAGGCTCTCGGCGTTGCCGAATCAAGCGAGTCCGCTTTCACCCGTTCTGACATCGTCAGAGTGTATCACGCGCACGTTCATTCGATGAAACGCACTTTTGACTACTTTCTCCAAAAGTTCCCTAGTCTCAAATTTCTGAGTGTTAATGACGTCCCCACAATGGTATGCGAAGGCCCAGGCGGGCAGCACTACAACATGcctgttttcaacagcgcAGGATATCTAAGTAACCAAATTTATGAAGTTGTAGATGAAGAAAGCTTATTTGCGTAA